A region of the Candidatus Paceibacterota bacterium genome:
GTCTGGATCACCCGCGACATGCGTTTGAGCTTCTGCGGGTGCACCTTTTCTTCCGGCTGGTACCCGTCGAGTGTTTCAGGTGAAACGCTCCGGATACCGGGAAATGCCGTGGTTTTAACCTCTACAAAGTACAATCTCCCCTGCTTTTTAGCCACAATGTCTATCTCACCCCATTTGCGCCAGTGGTTCCGCTCCACGATCTTAAACCCACGTTTCATGAGAAACGTACACGCGACATTCTCACCAATTCGCCCAATCCGCTGATTTTCAGTCTCATTTGCTCCTACTTGTTTCATGCGAAACAAATCCTTCATAAAC
Encoded here:
- a CDS encoding YraN family protein; protein product: MDILIEIKEFMKDLFRMKQVGANETENQRIGRIGENVACTFLMKRGFKIVERNHWRKWGEIDIVAKKQGRLYFVEVKTTAFPGIRSVSPETLDGYQPEEKVHPQKLKRMSRVIQTYLLEKKYEGEWQFDVLVVFLDEKRREAKCRYIENVVL